The Streptomyces luteogriseus genome includes a window with the following:
- a CDS encoding histidine phosphatase family protein, with product MARPRRIVLVRHGESTGNVDDSVYEREPDHALALTQRGRRQAEATGERLRELFGDEQVSVYVSPYRRTHETLRAFHLDSGLIRVREEPRLREQDWGNWQDRDEVRLQKAYRDAYGHFFYRFVQGESGADVYDRVGGFLESLFRSFEDPDHPPNVLIVTHGLAMRLFCMRWFHWTVAEFESLSNPGNGEVRMLVLGDDGKYTLDRPFDRWRDPEPYGVTG from the coding sequence ATGGCACGACCACGGCGCATCGTCCTTGTCCGGCACGGCGAGTCGACGGGCAATGTTGATGACTCCGTCTACGAGCGGGAACCCGACCACGCCCTGGCGCTGACCCAGCGAGGCCGGCGGCAGGCGGAGGCGACGGGAGAGCGGCTGCGCGAGCTGTTCGGCGACGAGCAGGTCAGCGTGTACGTCTCCCCGTACCGCCGTACACACGAGACCCTGCGCGCGTTCCACCTCGACTCCGGTCTCATACGGGTGCGTGAGGAACCCCGGCTGCGCGAGCAGGACTGGGGCAACTGGCAGGACCGGGACGAGGTCCGCCTCCAGAAGGCCTACCGGGATGCGTACGGCCACTTCTTCTACCGATTCGTCCAGGGCGAGTCCGGTGCCGACGTCTACGACCGGGTCGGTGGCTTCCTGGAGAGCCTGTTCCGCAGCTTCGAGGACCCCGACCACCCGCCGAACGTTCTCATCGTCACCCATGGTCTGGCGATGCGGCTGTTCTGCATGCGGTGGTTCCACTGGACGGTCGCGGAGTTCGAGTCGCTGTCGAATCCGGGGAACGGCGAGGTGCGGATGCTCGTTCTGGGGGACGACGGCAAGTACACGCTCGACCGGCCGTTCGACCGTTGGCGAGATCCCGAGCCGTACGGGGTCACCGGATAG
- a CDS encoding YdbC family protein, producing the protein MLVKWIRCTVVDRRGFERGQRKWAGLLGEPGFRGQGGGWSRGRPDVAHVFAFWESRAFYDSFMARSHDRLASAQAGTFKDAQVRLFDYRFDVKTGFEPRFTDADLLRVALCRIHEERAEHFVLMQEKVWNPAMAGSPGMVRGLFGEAPGNEFMVLSMWRSAAEHGKYRTERVERLALRAQTEADVAALTGDVVDMEPSWTV; encoded by the coding sequence GTGCTGGTCAAGTGGATTCGCTGCACCGTGGTGGACCGCCGCGGTTTCGAGCGGGGGCAGCGGAAGTGGGCGGGGCTTCTGGGGGAGCCGGGGTTTCGCGGGCAGGGGGGTGGCTGGAGCCGGGGGCGGCCGGATGTGGCGCACGTCTTCGCGTTCTGGGAGAGCCGGGCCTTCTACGACTCCTTCATGGCACGGTCCCACGACCGGCTCGCGTCGGCCCAGGCGGGCACGTTCAAGGACGCCCAGGTCAGACTCTTCGACTACCGCTTCGACGTGAAGACCGGTTTCGAACCGCGCTTCACGGACGCCGACCTGCTGCGGGTGGCGCTCTGCCGCATCCACGAGGAGCGGGCCGAGCACTTCGTGCTGATGCAGGAAAAGGTCTGGAACCCGGCGATGGCCGGCTCACCAGGCATGGTGCGCGGGCTCTTCGGCGAGGCACCCGGGAACGAGTTCATGGTGCTCTCGATGTGGCGCTCGGCCGCAGAACACGGCAAGTACCGCACCGAACGCGTGGAGCGGCTCGCCCTGAGGGCCCAGACGGAGGCGGACGTGGCGGCGCTCACGGGTGACGTCGTGGACATGGAACCAAGCTGGACGGTCTGA
- a CDS encoding TerD family protein has translation MDGLNKGLGKVEIAVRWDPSPAGQPSTDLDLVAATYTADDPHGDAAYMVHFDSRSPDGTITLNRDSKDGQGFGYDEVMTLELGRLDVRYARVVVGVVIQQRPAERTFVSVRNPGLRIREGYTVLAEDDFGGVLGATAATVAEFARDGSGPWELRSGLRGFEGDPVDFTRTMGAAHRP, from the coding sequence GTGGACGGGCTCAACAAGGGGCTTGGCAAGGTCGAGATCGCGGTGCGGTGGGATCCCAGCCCGGCGGGGCAGCCGTCCACCGACCTGGACCTGGTCGCGGCGACCTACACGGCGGACGACCCGCACGGAGATGCCGCGTACATGGTGCACTTCGACAGCCGCTCCCCCGACGGCACCATCACCCTCAACCGGGACAGCAAGGACGGTCAGGGCTTCGGCTACGACGAAGTCATGACGCTGGAGCTCGGCCGGCTCGACGTCCGCTACGCGCGCGTGGTGGTCGGTGTCGTCATTCAGCAGCGCCCGGCGGAGCGCACCTTCGTCAGTGTGCGCAACCCCGGCCTGCGTATCCGTGAGGGGTACACCGTCCTGGCGGAGGACGACTTCGGAGGTGTCCTGGGAGCGACGGCGGCGACGGTCGCGGAGTTCGCCCGGGACGGCTCCGGCCCGTGGGAACTGCGCTCCGGACTCCGTGGTTTCGAGGGCGACCCCGTGGACTTCACCAGGACGATGGGCGCGGCGCACCGGCCCTGA
- a CDS encoding vitamin B12-dependent ribonucleotide reductase: MTETASGPARSSRAKSAKATKGLRVERIHTTPGVHPYDEVAWERRDVVMTNWRDGSVNFEQRGVEFPDFWSVNAVNIVTSKYFRGAVGTPQRETSLKQLIDRIVKTYRKAGEDYKYFSSPADAEIFEHELAYALLHQIFSFNSPVWFNVGTKQPQQVSACFILSVDDSMESILDWYKEEGMIFKGGSGAGLNLSRIRSSKELLSSGGNASGPVSFMRGADASAGTIKSGGATRRAAKMVVLDVDHPDIEDFIETKVKEEEKIRVLRDAGYDMDLGGDDITSVQYQNANNSVRVNDEFMKAVEQGGQFGLRGRMTGEVIEEVDAKSLFRKIAEAAWACADPGIQYDDTINTWHTCPESGRITASNPCSEYMHLDNTSCNLASLNLMKFLKDDGKGNQSFEAERFQKVVELVITAMDISICFADFPTQKIGENTRAFRQLGIGYANLGALLMATGHAYDSDGGRSLAGAITSLMTGTAYRRSAELASVVGPYDGYARNADAHKRVMKQHSDANDKAVRMDDLDTPVWAAASESWQDVLRLGEKNGFRNSQASVLAPTGTIGLAMSCDTTGVEPDLALVKFKKLVGGGSMQIVNGTVPQALRRLGYLEEQIEAVVAHIAENGNVIDAPGLKPEHYEVFDCAMGERAISPMGHVRMMAAIQPWISGAISKTVNMPETATVEEVEEIYFEAWKLGVKALAIYRDNCKVGQPLSAKTKEKEKAEITEKVEETIRTAVEKVVEYRPVRKRLPKGRPGITTSFTVGGAEGYMTANSYPDDGLGEVFLKMSKQGSTLAGMMDAFSIAVSVGLQYGVPLETYVSKFTNMRFEPAGMTDDPDVRMAQSIVDYIFRRLALDFLPFETRSALGIHSAEERQRHLETGSYEPSEDEVDVEGLAQSAPRAQELKAVSAPKAEEAVKPAPQQAHTSAELVEMQLGIQADAPLCFSCGTKMQRAGSCYICEGCGSTSGCS; the protein is encoded by the coding sequence ATGACAGAGACGGCGAGCGGTCCGGCACGGAGTTCCCGCGCCAAGAGCGCCAAGGCGACCAAGGGCCTGCGTGTCGAGCGCATCCACACCACCCCTGGGGTCCACCCCTATGACGAGGTGGCCTGGGAGCGCCGTGACGTCGTCATGACCAACTGGCGCGACGGCTCGGTCAACTTCGAGCAGCGCGGCGTCGAGTTCCCCGACTTCTGGTCGGTGAACGCGGTCAACATCGTCACCAGCAAGTACTTCCGCGGTGCCGTGGGCACCCCGCAGCGCGAGACCAGCCTGAAGCAGCTGATCGACCGCATCGTGAAGACGTACCGGAAGGCCGGGGAGGACTACAAGTACTTCTCCTCGCCCGCCGACGCCGAGATCTTCGAGCACGAGCTGGCGTACGCGCTCCTGCACCAGATCTTCAGCTTCAACAGCCCTGTCTGGTTCAACGTCGGCACCAAGCAGCCCCAGCAGGTCTCGGCCTGCTTCATCCTGTCCGTCGACGACTCCATGGAGTCGATCCTCGACTGGTACAAGGAAGAGGGCATGATCTTCAAGGGCGGCTCCGGCGCCGGCCTGAACCTCTCCAGGATCCGCTCCTCCAAGGAGCTGCTGTCCTCCGGCGGCAATGCCTCCGGCCCGGTCTCCTTCATGCGCGGCGCCGACGCCTCCGCAGGAACGATCAAGTCCGGTGGCGCCACCCGTCGCGCCGCCAAGATGGTCGTCCTCGATGTGGACCACCCGGACATCGAGGACTTCATCGAGACCAAGGTCAAGGAAGAAGAGAAGATCCGCGTCCTGCGCGACGCCGGCTACGACATGGACCTGGGCGGCGACGACATCACGTCCGTCCAGTACCAGAACGCCAACAACTCGGTCCGTGTCAACGACGAGTTCATGAAGGCGGTCGAGCAGGGCGGCCAGTTCGGGCTGCGCGGCCGGATGACCGGTGAGGTCATCGAAGAGGTCGACGCCAAGTCGCTCTTCCGCAAGATCGCCGAGGCCGCCTGGGCCTGTGCCGACCCCGGCATCCAGTACGACGACACCATCAACACCTGGCACACCTGCCCCGAGTCCGGCCGGATCACCGCGTCGAACCCGTGCAGCGAGTACATGCACCTGGACAACACGTCCTGCAACCTTGCCTCGCTGAACCTGATGAAGTTCCTCAAGGACGACGGCAAGGGCAACCAGTCCTTCGAGGCCGAGCGCTTCCAGAAGGTCGTCGAGCTGGTCATCACCGCGATGGACATCTCGATCTGCTTCGCGGACTTCCCCACCCAGAAGATCGGCGAGAACACGCGCGCGTTCCGCCAGCTCGGCATCGGCTACGCCAACCTCGGCGCCCTGCTGATGGCCACCGGTCACGCCTACGACTCGGACGGCGGCCGTTCCCTCGCCGGTGCCATCACCTCCCTGATGACGGGCACGGCGTACCGGCGATCCGCCGAACTCGCCTCGGTCGTCGGCCCGTACGACGGCTACGCCCGCAACGCCGACGCCCACAAGCGCGTCATGAAGCAGCACTCGGACGCCAACGACAAGGCCGTCCGCATGGACGACCTGGACACCCCGGTGTGGGCCGCCGCCAGCGAGTCGTGGCAGGACGTGCTGCGCCTCGGCGAGAAGAACGGTTTCCGTAACTCCCAGGCGTCCGTGCTCGCCCCGACCGGCACCATCGGCCTGGCGATGTCCTGCGACACCACCGGTGTCGAGCCCGACCTCGCGCTGGTCAAGTTCAAGAAGCTGGTCGGCGGTGGCTCGATGCAGATCGTCAACGGCACCGTGCCGCAGGCCCTGCGCCGCCTCGGCTACCTCGAGGAGCAGATCGAGGCGGTCGTCGCCCACATCGCCGAGAACGGCAACGTGATCGACGCCCCCGGTCTCAAGCCCGAGCACTACGAGGTGTTCGACTGCGCCATGGGCGAGCGGGCCATCTCCCCGATGGGCCACGTCCGCATGATGGCCGCGATCCAGCCCTGGATCTCCGGCGCCATCTCCAAGACGGTCAACATGCCGGAGACGGCGACCGTCGAGGAGGTCGAGGAGATCTACTTCGAGGCCTGGAAGCTGGGCGTCAAGGCGCTCGCGATCTACCGCGACAACTGCAAGGTCGGCCAGCCGCTCTCCGCGAAGACCAAGGAGAAGGAGAAGGCGGAGATCACCGAGAAGGTCGAAGAGACCATCCGTACCGCGGTCGAGAAGGTCGTCGAGTACCGCCCGGTCCGCAAGCGCCTGCCGAAGGGACGTCCCGGCATCACCACGTCCTTCACCGTCGGCGGTGCCGAGGGCTACATGACGGCCAACTCCTACCCGGACGACGGTCTCGGTGAGGTCTTCCTGAAGATGTCCAAGCAGGGCTCGACCCTCGCGGGCATGATGGACGCCTTCTCGATCGCGGTGTCCGTCGGCCTCCAGTACGGCGTGCCGCTGGAGACGTACGTCTCGAAGTTCACCAACATGCGCTTCGAGCCGGCCGGCATGACGGACGACCCGGACGTGCGGATGGCGCAGTCGATCGTCGACTACATCTTCCGCCGCCTGGCGCTGGACTTCCTGCCCTTCGAGACGCGCTCCGCGCTCGGCATCCACTCCGCCGAGGAGCGCCAGCGTCACCTCGAGACCGGTTCGTACGAGCCGTCCGAGGACGAGGTCGACGTCGAGGGGCTGGCACAGTCCGCGCCGCGCGCCCAGGAGCTGAAGGCCGTTTCCGCTCCGAAGGCCGAAGAGGCGGTCAAGCCCGCCCCGCAGCAGGCCCACACCAGTGCCGAACTGGTGGAGATGCAGCTGGGCATCCAGGCCGACGCCCCGCTGTGCTTCTCCTGCGGTACGAAGATGCAGCGTGCCGGTTCCTGCTACATCTGCGAGGGCTGCGGCTCGACCAGCGGCTGCAGCTGA
- the nrdR gene encoding transcriptional regulator NrdR, with product MHCPFCRHPDSRVVDSRTTDDGTSIRRRRQCPDCSRRFTTVETCSLMVVKRSGVTEPFSRTKVINGVRKACQGRPVTEDALAQLGQRVEEAVRATGSAELTTHDVGLAILGPLQELDLVAYLRFASVYRAFDSLDDFEAAIEELRTQTGQPGADDGDREEAAAGSQEDDRGSGGAEQVPQPAGAAD from the coding sequence ATGCACTGCCCCTTCTGCAGGCACCCCGACAGTCGCGTCGTCGACAGTCGTACGACCGACGACGGCACTTCGATCCGCAGGCGCCGCCAGTGCCCTGACTGCTCCCGTCGTTTCACGACCGTGGAGACGTGCTCGCTCATGGTGGTGAAGCGGTCCGGAGTCACCGAGCCCTTCAGCCGTACGAAGGTCATCAATGGAGTGCGCAAGGCGTGCCAGGGGCGGCCCGTCACCGAGGACGCGCTCGCCCAGCTCGGCCAACGGGTCGAGGAGGCGGTGCGGGCCACCGGAAGCGCCGAGCTGACCACCCACGACGTGGGGCTGGCCATACTCGGCCCGCTGCAGGAACTCGACCTCGTCGCCTACCTGCGCTTCGCCTCCGTCTACCGGGCGTTCGACTCGCTCGACGACTTCGAGGCGGCCATCGAGGAGCTCAGGACACAGACGGGACAGCCCGGCGCGGACGACGGAGACCGTGAGGAAGCGGCCGCGGGGAGCCAGGAAGACGACCGCGGGTCCGGAGGGGCGGAACAGGTCCCCCAGCCCGCCGGCGCCGCCGACTGA
- the lexA gene encoding transcriptional repressor LexA, giving the protein MTTTADSAAITAQDRSQGRLEPVHAMNEATNPEGHKRSLPGRPPGIRADSSGLTDRQRRVIEVIRDSVQRRGYPPSMREIGQAVGLSSTSSVAHQLMALERKGFLRRDPHRPRAYEVRGSDQAASVQPTDTAGKPAASYVPLVGRIAAGGPILAEESVEDVFPLPRQLVGDGELFVLKVVGDSMIEAAICDGDWVTVRRQPVAENGDIVAAMLDGEATVKRFKREDGHVWLLPHNAAYEPIPGDDATILGKVVAVLRRV; this is encoded by the coding sequence GTGACCACCACCGCAGACAGTGCCGCCATTACTGCCCAGGACCGCTCCCAGGGCCGACTGGAGCCGGTGCATGCGATGAACGAAGCCACGAACCCTGAGGGGCACAAGCGCTCCCTGCCGGGCCGACCTCCCGGCATCCGGGCGGACAGCTCGGGACTCACCGATCGCCAGCGCCGCGTGATCGAGGTCATCAGGGACTCCGTGCAGCGACGGGGCTACCCGCCGTCCATGCGGGAGATCGGTCAGGCCGTCGGCCTCTCCAGCACCTCTTCCGTCGCACATCAGCTGATGGCTCTGGAGCGCAAGGGCTTCCTGCGCCGCGACCCGCACCGCCCGCGCGCGTACGAGGTGCGTGGTTCCGACCAGGCCGCCTCGGTGCAGCCGACGGACACCGCGGGCAAGCCGGCCGCGTCGTACGTGCCGTTGGTCGGCCGGATCGCCGCCGGTGGCCCGATCCTCGCCGAGGAGTCCGTCGAGGACGTCTTCCCCCTCCCCCGCCAGCTCGTCGGCGACGGTGAGCTGTTCGTCCTGAAGGTCGTCGGTGACTCGATGATCGAGGCCGCGATCTGCGACGGCGACTGGGTCACGGTGCGACGTCAGCCGGTCGCGGAGAACGGCGACATCGTGGCCGCGATGCTTGACGGCGAAGCCACCGTCAAGCGCTTCAAGCGCGAGGACGGCCATGTCTGGCTCCTCCCGCACAACGCGGCCTACGAGCCGATCCCCGGCGACGACGCGACCATCCTCGGCAAGGTGGTGGCCGTACTGCGGCGCGTCTGA
- a CDS encoding ATP-dependent DNA helicase, with amino-acid sequence MTKPSLPELLHAAVTAVGGTERPGQVAMAEAVEAAIDDGSHLLVQAGTGTGKSLGYLVPALAHGERVVVATATLALQRQLVERDLPRTVDSLHPLLRRRPEFAMLKGRSNYLCMHRLHEGVPQDEEEGLFDQFEVAAPTSKLGQDLLRVRDWADETETGDRDDLTPGISDRAWAQVSVSSRECLGASKCAYGAECFAEMARERAKLAEVVVTNHALLAIDAIEGAPVLPQHEVLIVDEAHELVSRVTGVATGELTPGQVNRAVRRAAKLVNEKAADQLQTAAEGFERLMELALPGRLEEIPEDLGYALMALRDACRTVISAIGATRDKSVQDEDAVRKQALASVENVHDVAERITNGSEWDVVWYERHDRFGASLRVAPMSVSGLLREKLFADRSVVLTSATLKLGGDFNGVGASLGLSPEGTEGDDIPQWKGIDVGSPFDYRKQGILYVATHLARPARDGDRADMLDELTELIQAAGGRTLGLFSSMRGAQLAAEELRSRIPEYPILLQGEETLGELIKNFAADPKTCLFGTLSLWQGVDVPGPSCQLVVMDKIPFPRPDDPLMSARQKAVEDAGGNGFMAVAATHAALLMAQGAGRLVRASGDRGVVAVLDQRLATARYGSYLKASLPDFWFTTDRNQVRKSLAAIDATAKEAAAKQATAEQTADEQPEDE; translated from the coding sequence ATGACGAAGCCCTCACTCCCCGAACTCCTGCATGCTGCCGTCACTGCCGTCGGCGGTACGGAGCGCCCCGGTCAGGTGGCCATGGCCGAAGCCGTCGAGGCAGCGATCGACGACGGTTCCCACCTGCTGGTCCAGGCCGGCACCGGTACCGGCAAGTCGCTCGGCTACCTGGTGCCCGCGCTCGCCCACGGGGAGCGGGTGGTCGTCGCGACCGCCACCCTGGCCCTGCAGCGCCAGCTGGTGGAGCGTGACCTGCCCAGAACCGTCGACTCGCTGCACCCCCTGCTGCGCCGTCGCCCGGAGTTCGCGATGCTCAAGGGCCGGTCGAACTACCTGTGCATGCACCGACTGCACGAGGGCGTCCCGCAGGACGAGGAAGAGGGCCTCTTCGACCAGTTCGAGGTCGCCGCGCCCACCAGCAAGCTGGGCCAGGACCTGCTCCGGGTGCGCGACTGGGCCGACGAGACCGAGACGGGCGACCGTGACGATCTCACGCCCGGCATCTCGGACCGCGCCTGGGCCCAGGTGTCGGTGTCGTCGAGGGAATGCCTGGGCGCCTCGAAGTGCGCGTACGGCGCCGAGTGCTTCGCCGAGATGGCTCGCGAGCGGGCCAAGCTGGCCGAGGTCGTCGTCACCAACCACGCGCTGCTCGCGATCGACGCCATCGAGGGCGCCCCGGTCCTCCCGCAGCACGAGGTGCTGATCGTCGACGAGGCGCACGAGCTGGTCTCACGGGTCACCGGAGTCGCCACCGGCGAGCTCACCCCCGGCCAGGTCAACCGCGCGGTGCGCCGTGCCGCGAAACTCGTCAACGAGAAGGCCGCGGACCAGCTCCAGACCGCAGCCGAGGGTTTCGAACGGCTGATGGAGCTGGCGCTGCCGGGCCGTCTGGAGGAGATTCCCGAGGACCTCGGATACGCCCTCATGGCGCTGCGCGACGCGTGCCGCACGGTCATCTCCGCGATCGGAGCGACCCGCGACAAGTCCGTCCAGGACGAGGACGCCGTCCGGAAGCAGGCCCTGGCCTCCGTGGAGAACGTGCACGACGTGGCGGAACGGATCACGAACGGCTCCGAGTGGGACGTGGTCTGGTACGAGCGCCACGACCGCTTCGGTGCCTCCCTGCGCGTCGCCCCCATGTCCGTGTCGGGTCTGCTGCGGGAGAAGCTCTTCGCGGACCGTTCCGTCGTCCTGACGTCCGCGACGCTGAAGCTGGGCGGCGACTTCAACGGCGTAGGCGCCTCTCTGGGTCTGTCTCCCGAGGGCACCGAGGGCGATGACATTCCGCAGTGGAAGGGCATCGACGTCGGATCGCCCTTCGACTACCGCAAGCAGGGCATCCTCTACGTCGCCACACACCTGGCCCGTCCCGCGCGGGACGGGGACCGTGCGGACATGCTCGACGAACTCACGGAGCTGATCCAGGCGGCGGGCGGCCGCACCCTCGGCCTGTTCTCCTCGATGCGGGGGGCCCAGCTGGCCGCCGAGGAGCTGCGGTCCCGGATCCCCGAGTACCCGATCCTCCTCCAGGGCGAGGAGACGCTCGGCGAGCTCATCAAGAACTTCGCGGCCGATCCGAAGACCTGTCTCTTCGGCACGCTGTCGCTCTGGCAGGGCGTGGACGTCCCCGGACCCAGCTGCCAGTTGGTCGTCATGGACAAGATCCCGTTCCCGCGCCCGGACGACCCCCTCATGAGCGCCCGGCAGAAGGCTGTCGAGGACGCGGGTGGCAACGGCTTCATGGCCGTCGCCGCCACCCATGCCGCGCTCCTCATGGCCCAGGGCGCCGGCCGTCTCGTGCGGGCGTCGGGGGACCGCGGTGTCGTCGCCGTCCTCGATCAGCGTCTGGCGACGGCCCGCTACGGGAGCTATCTGAAGGCGTCCCTGCCCGACTTCTGGTTCACGACGGACCGTAACCAGGTGCGGAAGTCGCTGGCGGCGATCGACGCGACAGCCAAGGAAGCAGCAGCCAAGCAGGCCACGGCGGAACAGACCGCAGACGAGCAGCCGGAAGACGAATAG
- a CDS encoding GNAT family N-acetyltransferase — translation MPPADPITETRFAVPAMAGPACGAGSRSDSPDPGGVSGERVRADGHSEDTMNLRLPDDLVAVDVLGPPDGHGSRGRHQEMDRPAVSSTRTGEPSRPVSDPRHGDLLDRVAEWGPADTPAGAFRLVPVRLERDLPLISRWMNDPAAAAFWELAGPQEVTQDHLRAQLAGDGRSVPCIGVLGGVPMSYWEIYRADLDPLARHYPARPHDTGIHLLVGGIADRGRGLGGMLLRAVTDLVLVQRPSCTRVIAEPDIRNTPSVAAFLTAGFRFSAEVDLPAKRAALLVRDRPLRHLL, via the coding sequence GTGCCTCCCGCCGACCCGATCACCGAGACCCGTTTCGCCGTCCCTGCCATGGCCGGCCCGGCCTGCGGTGCCGGGTCCCGATCCGACTCCCCGGATCCAGGCGGGGTCTCCGGCGAGCGCGTCCGAGCGGACGGGCACAGCGAGGACACCATGAACCTCCGGCTCCCGGACGATCTCGTCGCCGTCGACGTGCTCGGTCCACCCGACGGACACGGATCCAGGGGGCGGCACCAGGAGATGGACCGACCTGCCGTCTCCAGCACCAGGACCGGTGAGCCGTCGCGCCCCGTCTCCGACCCCCGCCATGGCGACCTCCTCGACCGCGTCGCCGAATGGGGCCCGGCCGACACACCCGCAGGCGCGTTCCGCCTCGTGCCCGTGCGCCTCGAACGCGACCTTCCGCTCATCAGCCGCTGGATGAACGACCCCGCCGCCGCGGCGTTCTGGGAGCTCGCAGGACCACAGGAGGTGACGCAGGACCACCTGCGGGCCCAGCTCGCCGGCGACGGGCGCAGCGTGCCGTGCATCGGTGTACTGGGCGGAGTGCCGATGAGTTACTGGGAGATCTACCGGGCGGATCTGGACCCATTGGCCCGTCACTACCCCGCCCGGCCTCATGACACGGGGATCCACCTCCTGGTCGGCGGGATCGCCGACCGGGGGCGTGGCCTCGGGGGCATGCTGCTCCGGGCCGTGACCGATCTCGTTCTCGTGCAGCGGCCCTCTTGCACACGCGTCATCGCCGAACCCGACATTCGCAACACCCCCTCCGTAGCCGCATTCCTAACCGCCGGCTTCCGGTTCTCCGCCGAGGTCGACCTGCCCGCCAAGCGGGCCGCCCTCTTGGTCCGAGACCGGCCTCTCCGGCACCTCTTGTAG